One region of Bactrocera neohumeralis isolate Rockhampton chromosome 5, APGP_CSIRO_Bneo_wtdbg2-racon-allhic-juicebox.fasta_v2, whole genome shotgun sequence genomic DNA includes:
- the LOC126758247 gene encoding mediator of RNA polymerase II transcription subunit 18, whose product MQMTQITNSKELLSTALQSRIIPNQEFLLQGSILDSAVDHLIHRLRGLCDTVDASPEPFHDLEVCLSLRQPTQTAPLMLRVRRALDKDSPFQLRYIGQPELDRSRPTLVRSSIDVGCTSTILDFLTELGCRLDFEYVSRGYIFRKGRMKITVSKIKAVPGKQQEIGTETVSQSYLVELSVLAPNGQDSIGDEMRIFAEQLKPLVQLEKIDYKRLGGLP is encoded by the exons ATGCAAATGACTCAAATAACAAATTCCAAAGAATTGTTATCAACAGCTCTTCAAAGCCGTATTATTCCAAACCAAGAATTCTTGTTACAGGGATCTATTTTAGATTCGGCGGTTGATCATTTAATACACAG atTAAGAGGACTATGTGATACCGTGGATGCATCACCAGAACCGTTTCACGATTTGGAAGTATGTTTAAGTCTAAGGCAGCCAACACAGACCGCTCCACTAATGCTTCGTGTTCGTAGAGCTTTAGATAAAGATTCTCCATTCCAATTGCGATACATTGGTCAACCTGAGTTAGATAGATCTCGCCCAACACTAGTTCGTTCTAGCATAGATGTTGGCTGCACATCCACAATTCTGGATTTCCTTACGGAATTGGGTTGTAGATTGGATTTCGAATACGTTAGTCGTG gttATATTTTTCGGAAAGGAAGAATGAAAATAACAGTGTCTAAAATAAAGGCTGTTCCTGGTAAACAACAAGAAATTGGTACGGAAACGGTATCTCAAAGTTATCTCGTAGAACTTTCTGTTCTCGCTCCTAATGGCCAAGATTCCATCGGAGATGAAATGCGCATATTTGCTGAGCAATTGAAACCGCTGGTTCAGTTAGAAAAAATTGATTACAAGCGGCTCGGAGGTTTACCCTGA
- the LOC126758238 gene encoding uncharacterized protein LOC126758238, producing MISKSNNTQVPTAAINILQNTHTTTNMASNGGANNLTNNSKMGSRRIFTPHFKLQVLESYRKDSDCKGNQRATARKYNIHRRQIQKWLQCESNLRSSVASINHSGLKHQFHNVSQQQHQQVPIMIPTNSNSQFGYHHFESKPQQLPLDTARHSVATNSTTVPSIPVVVPSTNASTQGVYAAANLAAVVAAAAAAGAIAIASTSTTNTSSPLCQTVVSGNTAGISSPILHTHHLQPHHHHHHHHYDTPYTHASSNMSIPIPVLTHISPQHHRHYPYNLPPHTHTLLQPQSRVSTIPSLMSSTCLPVTVLSSTDLASSGSPQTNITAEEVLFERSEAINSIELSEHETKIVVDNIEDCCGRKSLNKYPQSAYIENGNQKEYALQNYNATQESSNTPCLTVTPIDLSIGSRRENAENINCSLRHLPSTDDVAENKNENVVDLTFRKRKVISRNDQPNKHMRNSENNSSTLLTKVKEPNESDDDDDDIEVEMEIKSPPPKPVKLFKPYLLDEKDEKFDENEEISEKKVSDENESCISTLYKIESDGKPINFNLSNIPDHNFQVESTYFQRCKPLNLPSAFHKTAMSATSPVIPCAEGSPVSGYESSSSTYSESSYKEEYYRINEERTCNIDLQVHAVCENLTCQENCVRKWLNQDTNSNPPATNASIVLYA from the coding sequence atgatATCTAAGTCAAATAATACACAAGTGccaacagcagcaataaatattttacaaaacacacatacaacaacaaatatggcAAGTAATGGCGGTGCGAACAACCTCACAAATAATTCGAAAATGGGTTCTCGCCGAATATTTACACCTCATTTCAAGCTTCAAGTATTAGAATCATATCGAAAAGACAGCGATTGCAAAGGTAATCAACGGGCAACGgccagaaaatataatatacataggagacaaattcaaaaatggttacAATGTGAATCGAATTTAAGATCTTCAGTTGCAAGTATAAATCATAGTGGCTTAAAACATCAGTTTCATAACGTtagtcaacaacaacatcagcaagTGCCGATTATGATCCCAACGAATAGTAATAGTCAGTTTGGCTACCATCATTTTGAAAGTAAACCTCAGCAACTGCCCTTGGACACAGCTAGACACAGTGTCGCTACAAATTCTACTACAGTGCCATCAATACCAGTTGTGGTTCCATCAACGAATGCATCAACACAAGGGGTCTATGCAGCGGCGAACTTGGCCGCGGTGGTGGCGGCCGCCGCAGCAGCGGGTGCTATAGCTATCGCCAGCACTTCGACTACAAACACATCGTCACCACTATGTCAGACTGTAGTAAGTGGCAACACTGCAGGAATATCGTCACCAATTCTTCATACTCACCACCTTCAGCCTCACCaccaccatcatcatcatcattacgATACGCCATACACTCATGCTTCTTCAAATATGTCTATACCGATACCCGTTCTAACACATATTTCCCCGCAACACCATCGGCATTACCCATACAACTTACCTCCGCATACCCATACACTGCTACAACCACAATCTCGGGTGTCAACAATACCGTCATTAATGTCGTCAACTTGTCTACCTGTGACTGTTTTGTCTTCAACTGACTTGGCTTCTTCAGGTTCGCCACAAACCAACATAACGGCAGAGGAAGTCCTATTCGAACGAAGTGAGGCAattaattcaattgaattgaGCGAACATGAAACGAAAATTGTAGTGGATAACATTGAAGACTGCTGTGGCCgcaaatctttaaataaatatcctCAAAGTGCATACATTGAAAATGGAAATCAAAAAGAATATGCTTTGCAAAACTATAACGCGACACAAGAATCATCAAACACACCGTGCCTAACTGTTACGCCAATCGATCTATCTATTGGCTCTCGACGTGAGAATGCTGAGAACATAAATTGTAGTTTAAGACATTTACCAAGTACTGATGATGTGGCTGAAAATAAAAACGAGAATGTGGTCGATTTGACTTTTAGGAAGCGGAAGGTTATTTCGAGGAATGATCAACCAAACAAACACATGAGAAATTCGGAAAATAATTCTTCCACTTTATTAACAAAAGTTAAAGAACCTAATGAaagtgatgatgatgatgatgacatcGAAGTTGAAATGGAAATTAAGTCACCTCCTCCGAAAccagtaaaattatttaaaccaTATCTCCTTGACGAAAAAGATGAGAAATTTGATGAAAATGaggaaatttcagaaaaaaaagtttccgATGAAAACGAGAGTTGTATATCTACACTATATAAAATAGAGAGTGATGGAAAACCAATTAATTTTAATCTGTCAAATATTCCCGATCATAATTTTCAAGTAGAGAGTACGTACTTTCAAAGATGCAAGCCGTTAAATCTTCCAAGTGCCTTTCATAAGACTGCAATGTCAGCTACATCTCCAGTGATTCCATGTGCCGAAGGATCTCCTGTTTCAGGATATGAGAGTTCATCTTCAACATATAGTGAATCATCATATAAAGAGGAGTATTACAGAATAAATGAAGAAAGAACCTGTAATATTGATCTGCAAGTACATGCAGTCTGTGAGAATTTGACATGCCAAGAGAATTGCGTTCGAAAATGGTTAAATCAAGACACAAACTCAAACCCACCGGCAACTAATGCTTCCATTGTTTTGTATGCCTAA
- the LOC126758244 gene encoding autophagy protein 5 produces MAHDREILRMIWEGQIAICFQADSEEIVGLQQPENFYLMVSRLSYLPLVTDKVKKYFSRYISHEQQDGNVWFDYNGIPLKLHYPIGVLYDLLYPEEDSVPWYLTIHFSKFPEDVLVKLSTRDLLESHFMSCLKEADVLKHRGQIISSMQKKDHNQLWQGLSNDKFDQFWAINRRLMEANGDQETFKYIPVRFYADEDTYIQKLITPINKNGQKKTVGELMIEMSTPLKKVVEVRTQGISIHDGANLQWLSEHLSYPDNFLHLFLVYESNI; encoded by the exons ATGGCTCATGATCGGGAGATTTTAAGAATGATCTGGGAGGGTCAAATTGCTATTTGCTTTCAAGCTGACTCGGAAGAAATCGTCGGTTTACAACAGCCTGAAAACTTTTACTTGATGGTCTCGCGTTTAAGTTATTTACCTCTAGTAACGGATAAG gttaaaaaatattttagtcgTTATATATCACACGAACAACAGGACGGAAACGTATGGTTTGATTACAATGGAATCCCTTTAAAACTGCATTATCCAATTG GGGTTTTATACGATCTATTATATCCTGAAGAAGATAGTGTGCCGTGGTATCTTAcaatacatttttctaaattCCCAGAAGACGTCTTAGTGAAGCTTTCAACTAG AGACCTCTTGGAATCACATTTTATGTCATGTTTAAAGGAAGCTGATGTTCTGAAGCATAGAGGACAAATAATATCTTCGATGCAAAAGAAGGATCACAACCAACTCTGGCAAGGATTAAGTAATGATAAATTTGATCAGTTTTGGGCGATTAATAGGCGTTTGATGGAGGCTAATGGAGATCAAGAAACATTTAAATACATTCCAGTTCGATTTTATGCTGAT GAAGATACCTATATACAAAAGTTGATAACACCCATAAACAAAAACGggcaaaagaaaactgttggtGAACTGATGATTGAGATGTCGacaccacttaaaaaagttg TTGAAGTTCGGACCCAAGGTATCAGCATACACGATGGAGCAAATTTACAATGGTTATCCGAACATTTAAGTTACCCGGATAATTTTCTAcacttatttttagtttatgaatctaatatttaa